A single window of Agromyces aureus DNA harbors:
- the gcl gene encoding glyoxylate carboligase — protein MTRMRTVDAAVLILEKEGATEAFGLPGAAINPFYSAMRAHGGIRHTLARHVEGASHMADGYSRSADGNIGICIGTSGPAGTDMITGLYAAMADSIPILCITGQAPVARLHKEDFQAVDIESIAKPLTKMAMTVLEPAQVPGAFQQAFQLMRSGRPGPVLIDLPIDVQMTEIEFDIETYEPLPVAKPSATRAQATKALEMLTSSARPLIVAGGGIINAGASAQLVALAELLGVPVVPTLMGWGAIPDDHRLAAGMVGLQTSHRYGNETFLASDFVIGIGNRWANRHTGGLDTYTRGRTFVHVDIEPTQIGRVFAPDYGIVSDAGAALDALLVVARERATSGTLPDYSDWADEVRERKARLQRKTHFDDVPIKPQRVYEEMNMAFGADTTYVTTIGLSQIAGAQMLHVFGPRKWINAGQAGPLGWTGPAALGVVRGKPGETVVALSGDYDFQFMIEELAVGAQFNLPYIHVVVNNSYLGLIRQSQRGFEMDYHVSLAFENINTPQDGTSTAQGYGVDHVKVAEGLGCKAVRVERPEDLGAAFAEAASLLAEHRVPVVVEVILERVTNISMGVEIDGVNEFEELALSSGDAPTAILALQQA, from the coding sequence ATGACTCGTATGCGTACCGTCGACGCGGCCGTGCTGATCCTCGAGAAGGAGGGCGCCACCGAGGCGTTCGGCCTTCCCGGCGCCGCGATCAACCCCTTCTACTCCGCGATGCGCGCCCACGGCGGCATCCGCCACACCCTCGCCAGGCATGTCGAGGGCGCCTCGCACATGGCCGACGGGTACTCCCGCTCGGCCGACGGCAACATCGGCATCTGCATCGGCACCTCCGGCCCGGCCGGCACCGACATGATCACGGGCCTCTACGCGGCCATGGCCGACTCGATCCCGATCCTCTGCATCACGGGCCAGGCTCCGGTCGCGAGACTGCACAAGGAGGACTTCCAGGCCGTCGACATCGAGTCGATCGCGAAGCCGCTCACCAAGATGGCCATGACCGTGCTCGAGCCCGCCCAGGTCCCCGGCGCGTTCCAGCAGGCGTTCCAGCTCATGCGCAGCGGGCGCCCGGGCCCGGTGCTCATCGACCTCCCGATCGACGTGCAGATGACCGAGATCGAGTTCGACATCGAGACGTACGAGCCGCTGCCGGTCGCGAAGCCGTCCGCGACCCGCGCCCAGGCGACGAAGGCGCTCGAGATGCTCACCTCGTCTGCACGCCCGCTCATCGTCGCGGGTGGCGGCATCATCAACGCCGGCGCCTCGGCGCAGCTCGTGGCACTCGCCGAACTGCTCGGCGTGCCCGTCGTGCCGACGCTCATGGGCTGGGGCGCGATCCCCGACGACCACCGCCTCGCGGCGGGCATGGTCGGCCTGCAGACCTCCCACCGGTACGGCAACGAGACGTTCCTGGCCTCCGACTTCGTGATCGGCATCGGCAACCGGTGGGCGAACCGCCACACCGGCGGCCTCGACACCTACACGCGCGGGCGCACCTTCGTGCACGTCGACATCGAGCCCACGCAGATCGGCCGCGTCTTCGCGCCCGACTACGGCATCGTGTCCGACGCCGGAGCCGCCCTCGACGCCCTGCTCGTGGTCGCACGCGAGCGCGCCACCTCGGGCACCCTGCCCGACTACTCCGACTGGGCGGACGAGGTGCGCGAACGCAAGGCGCGCCTCCAGCGCAAGACCCACTTCGACGACGTGCCGATCAAGCCGCAGCGCGTCTACGAGGAGATGAACATGGCGTTCGGTGCCGACACCACCTACGTCACGACCATCGGGCTCTCGCAGATCGCGGGTGCGCAGATGCTGCACGTGTTCGGCCCCCGCAAGTGGATCAACGCCGGGCAGGCCGGCCCGCTCGGGTGGACCGGCCCCGCGGCGCTCGGCGTCGTGCGGGGCAAGCCGGGCGAGACCGTCGTGGCGCTGTCGGGCGACTACGACTTCCAGTTCATGATCGAGGAGCTCGCGGTCGGGGCCCAGTTCAACCTGCCCTACATCCACGTCGTCGTGAACAACAGCTACCTCGGGCTCATCCGCCAGTCGCAGCGCGGCTTCGAGATGGACTACCACGTGTCGCTCGCGTTCGAGAACATCAATACGCCCCAGGACGGCACGAGCACGGCGCAGGGCTACGGCGTCGACCATGTGAAGGTCGCCGAGGGGCTCGGCTGCAAGGCCGTGCGAGTCGAGCGCCCCGAAGACCTCGGTGCGGCGTTCGCCGAGGCGGCATCGCTCCTCGCCGAGCACCGGGTGCCGGTCGTCGTCGAGGTGATCCTCGAGCGCGTGACGAACATCTCGATGGGCGTCGAGATCGACGGCGTGAACGAGTTCGAGGAACTCGCGCTGTCGTCGGGCGACGCTCCCACCGCCATCCTCGCGCTGCAGCAGGCCTGA
- the bcp gene encoding thioredoxin-dependent thiol peroxidase, whose protein sequence is MITSSDELEAGRPAPDFAIPDASGAVRTLAEFRGGPVIVYFYPAAFTPGCTTEACDFRDNLASLAADGYTVIGISPDPVERLAEFAAAEQLSFPLLSDVDADVARAWGAWGQKTVEGRTFDGLIRSTFVVDASGDVAWLEYDVAPAGHVARLRETLAAASVEVGA, encoded by the coding sequence ATGATCACCTCCTCCGACGAGCTCGAGGCCGGGCGACCGGCCCCCGACTTCGCCATCCCCGACGCCTCGGGCGCCGTGCGCACCCTCGCGGAGTTCCGCGGCGGCCCGGTCATCGTCTACTTCTACCCGGCGGCGTTCACGCCGGGCTGCACGACCGAGGCCTGCGACTTCCGCGACAACCTGGCCTCGCTCGCCGCCGACGGCTACACGGTCATCGGCATCTCGCCCGACCCCGTCGAACGGCTCGCCGAGTTCGCCGCGGCGGAGCAGCTCTCGTTCCCGCTGCTCTCCGACGTCGACGCCGACGTGGCGCGAGCGTGGGGCGCGTGGGGGCAGAAGACGGTCGAGGGCCGCACGTTCGACGGACTCATCCGCTCCACGTTCGTGGTCGATGCCTCCGGCGACGTCGCGTGGCTCGAGTACGACGTCGCGCCGGCCGGCCACGTCGCCCGTCTGCGCGAGACGCTCGCCGCGGCATCCGTCGAGGTGGGCGCGTGA
- the uraD gene encoding 2-oxo-4-hydroxy-4-carboxy-5-ureidoimidazoline decarboxylase, which translates to MSRDEAIALLRPCVDVDRWCAELADARPFASAELLLAAAELAASPFEADEIERALAHHPRIGDRAAGTHTEARLSRAEQAGVDRPDAAVSAALLEGNLAYERRFGRVFLIRAAGRSAGEILAALDERLGNTDEQEAPIVADQLRQIAVLRLKGIVAP; encoded by the coding sequence ATGAGCCGTGACGAGGCGATCGCGCTGCTGCGCCCGTGCGTCGACGTCGATCGCTGGTGCGCCGAGCTCGCCGACGCGCGGCCGTTCGCCTCGGCCGAACTGCTGCTGGCGGCCGCCGAACTCGCGGCGTCGCCGTTCGAGGCCGACGAGATCGAACGGGCCCTCGCACATCACCCCCGCATCGGCGACCGCGCCGCCGGCACCCACACCGAGGCCCGCCTCTCGCGGGCCGAGCAGGCGGGCGTCGACCGACCGGATGCCGCGGTGTCGGCCGCACTCCTCGAGGGCAACCTCGCCTACGAGCGGCGCTTCGGTCGGGTGTTCCTGATCCGGGCGGCAGGGCGCAGCGCTGGGGAGATCCTCGCCGCGCTCGACGAGCGGCTCGGCAACACCGATGAACAGGAGGCACCGATCGTCGCAGATCAGTTGCGGCAGATCGCGGTGCTCAGACTGAAGGGAATCGTCGCGCCATGA
- the uraH gene encoding hydroxyisourate hydrolase — protein sequence MSVSQITTHVLDSTVGRPAEGVEVELSAREGDGWLVIGTGATDVDGRAKQLGPEQVPVGEYRLRFDTGSWFAARGTETFYPEVQLTFLVVEEGRHYHVPLLLSPFAYSTYRGS from the coding sequence ATGAGCGTCTCGCAGATCACCACGCACGTGCTCGACTCCACGGTCGGCAGGCCGGCCGAGGGCGTCGAGGTCGAGCTGTCAGCCCGCGAGGGCGACGGATGGCTGGTCATCGGCACCGGAGCCACCGACGTCGACGGCCGGGCGAAGCAGCTCGGCCCCGAGCAGGTTCCGGTCGGCGAGTACCGACTGCGGTTCGACACCGGATCGTGGTTCGCCGCGCGCGGCACCGAGACCTTCTACCCCGAGGTTCAGCTCACCTTCCTCGTCGTCGAGGAGGGGCGGCACTACCACGTGCCATTGCTGCTGAGCCCGTTCGCCTATTCAACCTACCGAGGAAGCTAG
- the pucL gene encoding factor-independent urate hydroxylase, translating to MTDILTRNDAVNLEHVAGSSGIVLGANQYGKAEVRVVKVTRDTNRHEIEDLNVTSQLRGDFAGAHLDGDNAHVVATDTQKNTIFAFARDGVGSPEQFLLRLADHFTGSFDWVTGGRWLAESYAWERIVAHGEQHDHAFVRSGQEVRTAAVIADGDERHVIAGLKDLTVLKTTRSGFEGYPRDRYTTLPETADRILATSVSTRWRYVPGAEVGYNAVYDSVKAILLEAFTENYSAALQTTLFEMGQAALVAHPELAEIRFSMPNKHHFVVDLEPFGLDNPNEVFYASDRSYGLIEASVEREGVTSPAEVWASLGAFC from the coding sequence ATGACCGACATCCTGACCAGGAATGACGCAGTGAACCTCGAGCATGTCGCCGGCTCTTCCGGCATCGTCCTCGGTGCGAACCAGTACGGCAAGGCCGAGGTGCGCGTCGTCAAGGTGACCCGCGACACCAATCGCCACGAGATCGAGGACCTGAACGTCACGTCGCAGCTGCGCGGCGACTTCGCGGGAGCCCACCTCGACGGCGACAACGCGCACGTGGTCGCGACCGACACGCAGAAGAACACGATCTTCGCGTTCGCCCGCGACGGCGTGGGCTCGCCCGAGCAGTTCCTGCTGCGCCTGGCCGACCACTTCACCGGGAGCTTCGACTGGGTGACCGGCGGCCGCTGGCTCGCCGAGAGCTACGCGTGGGAGCGCATCGTCGCGCACGGCGAGCAGCACGACCACGCGTTCGTGCGATCGGGCCAGGAGGTGCGCACGGCGGCCGTCATCGCCGACGGCGACGAGCGCCACGTGATCGCCGGTCTCAAGGACCTCACGGTGCTGAAGACCACGCGCTCGGGCTTCGAGGGCTACCCGCGCGACCGGTACACGACGCTCCCCGAGACCGCCGACCGGATCCTCGCGACGAGCGTCTCGACCCGCTGGCGCTACGTCCCGGGCGCCGAGGTCGGCTACAACGCGGTCTACGACAGCGTGAAGGCGATCCTGCTCGAGGCGTTCACCGAGAACTACTCGGCCGCGCTGCAGACCACGCTCTTCGAGATGGGCCAGGCGGCGCTCGTCGCGCACCCCGAGCTCGCCGAGATCCGGTTCTCGATGCCGAACAAGCACCACTTCGTCGTCGACCTCGAGCCGTTCGGGCTCGACAACCCGAACGAGGTCTTCTACGCGTCCGACCGCTCGTACGGCCTCATCGAGGCCAGTGTCGAGCGCGAGGGCGTCACCAGCCCGGCAGAAGTGTGGGCCAGTCTCGGCGCCTTCTGCTGA
- a CDS encoding DNA polymerase domain-containing protein: MSPSKGDATTIEVDGHEVRISSPGKVVFPEPGITKLDLVHYYLAVADGALRGAGGRPMVLKRFVKGIGAEAFFQKRVPENHPDYVDTATLHYARGTSAEEAVIRNRAALAWVVNLGCLDLNPHPVRAEDLDHPDELRVDLDPMPGVDWAQIIDVAMVAREVLADHGLVGWPKTSGSRGLHITVRIEPRWDFREVRLAAETLAREVENRAPGMASARWWKEERGESVFVDFNQNAKDRTVASAYSVRPLPDARVSTPLDWSEVRGSNPERFTVPTVLERYAERGDAASGIDDATPGSLDGLLRLAEELGPAEKPPRAGDGAGRRASTMPLIEIARTKTKPEALDALERWKARHPGVVAQLHPADVLVDGMRGSSSLWYRVRVNLQHVPEGERPEQEPLIADYDPPHDHSTHR, translated from the coding sequence GTGAGTCCTTCGAAGGGCGACGCCACGACGATCGAGGTCGACGGGCACGAGGTGCGCATCTCGAGCCCGGGCAAGGTCGTGTTCCCCGAGCCGGGCATCACCAAGCTCGACCTCGTGCACTACTACCTCGCCGTGGCCGACGGGGCCCTGCGCGGCGCCGGCGGGCGCCCGATGGTGCTGAAGCGCTTCGTGAAGGGCATCGGCGCCGAGGCGTTCTTCCAGAAGCGCGTGCCCGAGAACCACCCCGACTACGTCGACACCGCGACGCTGCACTACGCGCGCGGCACCTCGGCTGAAGAAGCGGTGATCCGCAACCGGGCGGCGCTCGCCTGGGTCGTGAACCTCGGATGCCTCGACCTGAACCCGCACCCCGTGCGAGCCGAGGACCTCGACCACCCCGACGAGCTCCGCGTGGATCTCGACCCGATGCCCGGCGTCGACTGGGCGCAGATCATCGACGTGGCCATGGTCGCCCGCGAGGTGCTCGCCGACCACGGGCTCGTCGGCTGGCCGAAGACCTCGGGCTCGCGAGGCCTGCACATCACCGTGCGCATCGAGCCGCGATGGGACTTCCGCGAGGTGCGGCTCGCCGCCGAGACGCTCGCGCGCGAGGTCGAGAACCGCGCACCGGGCATGGCCTCGGCGCGCTGGTGGAAGGAGGAGCGGGGCGAGAGCGTGTTCGTCGACTTCAACCAGAACGCGAAGGACCGCACGGTCGCCTCGGCGTACTCGGTGCGACCGCTTCCCGATGCGCGCGTGTCGACCCCGCTCGACTGGAGCGAGGTGCGGGGCTCGAACCCCGAGCGCTTCACCGTGCCGACCGTGCTCGAGCGGTACGCCGAACGCGGCGACGCGGCATCCGGAATCGACGACGCGACCCCCGGAAGCCTCGACGGGTTGCTTCGCCTGGCCGAGGAGCTCGGGCCGGCCGAGAAGCCGCCGCGCGCGGGCGACGGGGCGGGGCGGCGCGCCTCGACCATGCCGCTCATCGAGATCGCGCGCACGAAGACGAAGCCCGAGGCGCTCGACGCCCTCGAGCGCTGGAAGGCCAGGCACCCGGGCGTCGTCGCGCAGCTGCACCCCGCCGACGTACTCGTCGACGGCATGCGCGGGTCGAGCTCGCTCTGGTACCGCGTGCGCGTCAACCTGCAGCACGTGCCCGAGGGCGAGCGGCCCGAGCAGGAGCCGTTGATCGCCGACTACGATCCTCCCCACGACCACTCCACGCATCGCTGA
- a CDS encoding AraC family transcriptional regulator: MHAETAGDEYWRSRAGAAVKGVLAGPAGEPGIAPLAEAAAEQAASPAAPVRLARHAVSADLAQLVRHVWIPRWRLPPGVVIEQGVLEYPSANLVIDATSAALHGPALGRGFQRLEGDGAALGALLQPGVSRRLAPGAVRALIGSSVPLAELRGVDAASAAALAADIRSALDADDDAGALDAFEHWLRGLRLELDADAALVGLIVELAEIDRSIVRAEHLAESAGLGLRALQRLVREQLGLTPKWLIGRYRMQEAAQVLAAPDAPPLADLAASLGFADQAHFSRQFRAVIGETPRAYARAAASGAAATSGPGSTRTDPAGTG, encoded by the coding sequence ATGCACGCCGAAACGGCGGGCGACGAGTACTGGCGCTCGCGTGCGGGCGCGGCGGTCAAGGGCGTGCTCGCGGGGCCGGCCGGCGAGCCGGGCATCGCGCCGCTCGCCGAGGCGGCGGCCGAGCAGGCCGCCTCGCCGGCCGCACCGGTCCGGCTCGCGCGCCACGCGGTGAGCGCCGACCTCGCCCAGCTCGTGCGGCACGTATGGATCCCCCGCTGGCGCCTGCCACCCGGCGTCGTCATCGAGCAGGGCGTGCTCGAGTACCCGTCGGCGAACCTCGTGATCGACGCAACGTCGGCGGCGCTCCACGGGCCGGCGCTCGGGCGCGGATTCCAGCGGCTCGAGGGCGACGGGGCGGCGCTCGGCGCGCTGCTGCAGCCCGGCGTCTCCCGGCGCCTCGCGCCCGGAGCCGTGCGTGCGCTCATCGGCTCCTCGGTGCCGCTCGCCGAACTCCGCGGCGTCGATGCGGCGAGCGCCGCAGCACTCGCCGCCGACATCCGCTCCGCGCTCGACGCCGACGACGATGCGGGCGCACTCGACGCGTTCGAGCACTGGCTGCGCGGGCTTCGCCTCGAGCTCGACGCCGATGCCGCGCTCGTCGGCCTGATCGTCGAGCTCGCCGAGATCGACCGCTCGATCGTGCGCGCCGAGCATCTCGCCGAGTCCGCCGGACTCGGCCTCCGGGCCCTGCAACGCCTCGTGCGCGAGCAGCTCGGGCTGACCCCGAAATGGCTCATCGGGCGGTACCGCATGCAGGAGGCGGCGCAGGTGCTCGCGGCACCCGACGCTCCCCCGCTGGCCGACCTCGCGGCGTCGCTCGGTTTCGCCGACCAGGCGCACTTCTCGCGGCAGTTCCGCGCCGTGATCGGCGAGACGCCCCGTGCCTACGCGCGCGCCGCCGCATCGGGTGCGGCCGCGACATCCGGTCCCGGCTCGACCAGGACCGACCCGGCCGGGACCGGCTGA
- a CDS encoding SRPBCC domain-containing protein yields MSDFETTLYIAADPQRVWDAITGEEGSRAVMWGSALRGELTPGSRYEYVGPGQDGDETVHVYGEVLAAEPGALLQLTEHPGPTYRENHAELTSRMTWRLEAAGDDLTKLTFTNDRWSDAHPAEAETAETWPLVLSSFKSWIETGRALPFPS; encoded by the coding sequence ATGAGCGACTTCGAGACGACCCTGTACATCGCCGCCGATCCGCAGCGCGTGTGGGATGCGATCACAGGCGAGGAGGGCAGCCGCGCGGTCATGTGGGGCTCGGCGCTGCGTGGCGAGCTGACGCCCGGCAGCCGCTACGAGTACGTCGGCCCCGGGCAGGACGGCGACGAGACCGTGCACGTCTACGGGGAGGTGCTGGCGGCCGAGCCCGGCGCGCTGCTGCAGCTCACCGAGCACCCCGGGCCGACCTACCGCGAGAACCACGCCGAGCTCACGAGTCGCATGACCTGGCGCCTCGAGGCGGCGGGCGACGACCTCACCAAGCTCACGTTCACGAACGACCGGTGGAGCGACGCGCATCCCGCCGAGGCGGAGACCGCCGAGACCTGGCCTCTCGTGCTCTCGAGCTTCAAGTCGTGGATCGAGACGGGGCGCGCGCTGCCGTTCCCGTCGTGA
- a CDS encoding helicase HerA-like domain-containing protein, producing the protein MGDDAVKQAQEAAAAAAAAAEALQAQAAEAIRRAEEAAALAQAAAEAQQGATDAAANATPAPEAPLDADGVAGIRSGYTFEGAALEMGALVNGEALPDVQVRIPLAMTNRHGLVAGATGTGKTRTLQVLAEQLAANGVAVFAADIKGDLSGIATPGEGNEKLLKRTAGIGQAWEAASFPVEFFSLGGIGKGVPIRATVAGFGPLLLSKVLGLNDTQESSLGLVFHYAENQGLALLDLEDLRAVLQYLTSAEGKGELDGLGGLSKATVGVILRELVAFSEAGADAFFGEPEIDTAEFLRVASDGRGIVSLLEVPGVADKPALYSTFLMWLLADLFNDLPEVGDLDKPKLVFFFDEAHLLFADASKDFLQQVVQTVRLIRSKGVGIFFVTQTPKDVPADVLAQLGSRVQHQLRAFTPDDAKALRATVSTYPKSGYALEEVLTTLGTGEAIVTVMNEKGAPSPVAWTRLRAPQALMSPTPDAAIDAAVAASPLQAKYGTAVDRESAREILTAKMNAAAAVAQAAEDAAAKAKADAEFAKQQAAVDKQRAKEEKAAQAEYDRMMKRTSGTSRTGSGSSRSTGSSRAKDASVLEQVLGSKATRDVLTSVVQGIFGTRRRR; encoded by the coding sequence ATGGGGGACGACGCAGTCAAGCAGGCACAGGAGGCGGCGGCAGCCGCGGCAGCGGCAGCGGAGGCGCTGCAGGCGCAGGCCGCGGAGGCGATCCGCAGGGCCGAAGAGGCGGCGGCGCTCGCGCAGGCCGCGGCCGAGGCGCAGCAAGGAGCGACGGATGCCGCGGCGAACGCGACGCCCGCGCCCGAAGCACCGCTCGACGCCGACGGCGTCGCCGGCATCCGTTCGGGATACACCTTCGAGGGCGCCGCGCTCGAAATGGGCGCGCTCGTGAACGGCGAGGCGCTGCCCGACGTGCAGGTGCGCATTCCGCTCGCGATGACCAACCGGCACGGGCTCGTCGCGGGCGCGACCGGCACGGGCAAGACGCGCACGCTGCAGGTGCTCGCCGAGCAGCTCGCCGCCAACGGGGTCGCCGTGTTCGCGGCCGACATCAAGGGCGACCTCTCGGGCATCGCCACGCCGGGCGAAGGCAACGAGAAGCTGTTGAAGCGCACGGCCGGCATCGGTCAGGCGTGGGAGGCGGCATCCTTCCCCGTGGAGTTCTTCTCGCTCGGCGGCATCGGCAAGGGCGTGCCGATCCGGGCGACCGTCGCCGGCTTCGGACCCCTGTTGCTCAGCAAGGTGCTCGGCCTCAACGACACGCAGGAGTCGAGCCTCGGGCTCGTGTTCCACTACGCCGAGAACCAGGGGCTCGCGCTCCTCGACCTCGAAGACCTTCGTGCGGTGCTGCAGTACCTCACGAGCGCCGAGGGCAAAGGCGAGCTCGACGGCCTCGGCGGGCTCTCGAAGGCGACCGTCGGAGTCATCCTGCGCGAGCTCGTCGCGTTCTCGGAGGCGGGCGCCGACGCGTTCTTCGGCGAACCCGAGATCGACACGGCGGAGTTCCTGCGCGTCGCATCCGACGGCCGCGGCATCGTGAGCCTGCTCGAGGTGCCGGGCGTCGCCGACAAGCCCGCGCTGTACTCGACGTTCCTGATGTGGTTGCTCGCCGACCTCTTCAACGACCTGCCCGAGGTCGGCGACCTCGACAAGCCCAAGCTCGTCTTCTTCTTCGACGAGGCGCACCTGCTCTTCGCCGACGCCTCGAAGGACTTCCTGCAGCAGGTCGTGCAGACCGTGCGCCTCATCCGCTCGAAGGGCGTCGGCATCTTCTTCGTCACGCAGACCCCGAAGGACGTGCCGGCCGACGTGCTCGCCCAGCTCGGCTCGCGGGTGCAGCACCAGCTGCGTGCGTTCACGCCCGACGACGCCAAGGCGCTGCGGGCGACGGTCTCGACGTACCCCAAGTCGGGCTACGCGCTCGAGGAGGTGCTCACCACCCTCGGCACGGGTGAGGCGATCGTCACGGTCATGAACGAGAAGGGGGCGCCGTCGCCCGTCGCGTGGACCCGCCTGCGTGCCCCGCAGGCCCTCATGTCGCCGACTCCGGATGCCGCGATCGACGCCGCCGTCGCGGCCTCGCCGTTGCAGGCGAAGTACGGCACCGCCGTCGACCGCGAATCGGCGCGCGAGATCCTGACGGCCAAGATGAACGCCGCCGCGGCCGTTGCGCAGGCCGCCGAGGACGCCGCTGCGAAGGCGAAGGCCGACGCGGAGTTCGCCAAGCAGCAGGCCGCCGTCGACAAGCAGCGCGCCAAGGAGGAGAAGGCGGCGCAGGCCGAGTACGACCGCATGATGAAGCGCACCTCCGGCACGTCGCGCACGGGGTCGGGCTCGTCGCGTAGCACCGGGTCCTCGCGGGCCAAGGACGCCTCGGTGCTCGAGCAGGTGCTCGGCTCGAAGGCCACGCGCGACGTGCTCACGAGCGTCGTGCAGGGCATCTTCGGTACGCGGCGCCGACGATGA
- a CDS encoding GNAT family N-acetyltransferase, which produces MPEQTSAEAAVVAPRHPFIRSYRASDRADVARICTLTAAGGGDATGVYSDDLLMPEVFALPYVTYAPDLAFVVDDGAGRAVGYILGVADTAAFVDWWKREWTPGFVSRHPHPGPDTGSSPKFTEQELLDAGRKPERMLIAGLDAYPAHLHIDLLPELQGQGFGRRLIDTLRDALAERGVPGLHLSMDPGNVGARAFYDRLGFVELPSSTPNSPLLGIPTAR; this is translated from the coding sequence GTGCCCGAACAGACCTCAGCCGAAGCCGCCGTCGTCGCGCCGCGGCATCCGTTCATCCGCTCGTACCGGGCGTCGGATCGTGCCGACGTCGCGCGCATCTGCACGCTCACGGCCGCGGGTGGCGGCGACGCGACGGGCGTGTACTCCGACGACCTGCTCATGCCCGAGGTCTTCGCGCTGCCCTACGTGACGTACGCGCCCGACCTGGCGTTCGTCGTCGACGACGGAGCGGGCCGGGCCGTCGGCTACATCCTCGGCGTGGCCGACACCGCGGCCTTCGTCGACTGGTGGAAGCGCGAGTGGACGCCGGGCTTCGTGTCGCGGCATCCGCACCCCGGACCCGACACCGGGAGCTCGCCGAAGTTCACCGAGCAGGAGCTGCTCGACGCGGGCCGCAAGCCCGAGCGCATGCTCATCGCCGGCCTCGACGCGTACCCCGCGCACCTGCACATCGACCTGCTGCCCGAACTGCAGGGCCAGGGCTTCGGCCGCCGACTCATCGACACCCTGCGCGATGCGCTCGCCGAGCGCGGGGTGCCCGGCCTGCACCTCAGCATGGACCCCGGCAACGTCGGCGCCCGCGCGTTCTACGACCGCCTCGGCTTCGTCGAGCTGCCCTCGAGCACGCCGAACTCGCCGCTGCTCGGCATCCCGACCGCCCGCTGA
- a CDS encoding SDR family oxidoreductase: MRRVLVTGGSGFLGSNAVRALAAHPGVELVVSGDVRPPAASAPDRVVVESCDVTDATTVSAVVERHAIDTIVHLAAIVNPGGLSEEVERRVDVDGTRNVLEAAVAHGVTRIVVSSSGAAYGYHADSPEWLTESDPIRGNEEFSYSRHKRLVEEMLASYRESHPELGQVVLRIGTILGPSVSNQITALWEGRRILKIRGSESPFVFIWVDDVVGAIVQGATGSATGAFNVAGDGKVTVSEIAEAFGTPTLELSPGLLAGALRVGHALRLTVHDANRVGFLQYRPVLDNARLKRVLGYTPAKTSRQAFDAYLAARHPELAARA; encoded by the coding sequence ATGAGGCGCGTCCTCGTGACCGGCGGCAGCGGATTCCTCGGATCCAACGCCGTGCGCGCGCTCGCCGCCCACCCCGGCGTGGAGCTCGTCGTGTCGGGCGACGTACGGCCGCCCGCGGCATCCGCCCCCGACCGCGTTGTCGTCGAGAGCTGCGACGTGACGGATGCCACGACCGTCTCGGCCGTCGTCGAACGCCACGCGATCGACACGATCGTGCACCTCGCCGCCATCGTGAACCCCGGCGGACTCAGCGAAGAGGTCGAGCGCCGCGTCGACGTCGACGGCACCCGCAACGTGCTCGAGGCAGCCGTCGCGCACGGCGTGACGCGCATCGTCGTGTCGTCGTCGGGCGCGGCCTACGGCTACCACGCCGACAGCCCCGAGTGGCTGACCGAGTCCGACCCGATCCGCGGCAACGAGGAGTTCAGCTACTCGCGGCACAAGCGCCTCGTCGAGGAGATGCTCGCCTCCTATCGCGAGTCGCACCCCGAGCTCGGACAGGTCGTGCTGCGCATCGGCACGATCCTCGGCCCGTCGGTGTCGAACCAGATCACGGCGCTCTGGGAGGGACGGCGCATCCTCAAGATCCGCGGCTCCGAGAGCCCGTTCGTGTTCATCTGGGTCGACGACGTCGTGGGCGCCATCGTGCAGGGCGCGACGGGTTCGGCGACCGGGGCGTTCAACGTCGCCGGCGACGGCAAGGTCACCGTGAGCGAGATCGCCGAGGCGTTCGGCACGCCCACGCTCGAGCTCTCGCCCGGCCTGCTCGCCGGTGCGCTGCGCGTCGGCCACGCCCTGCGGTTGACGGTGCACGACGCGAACCGCGTCGGGTTCCTGCAGTACCGCCCCGTGCTCGACAACGCGCGCCTCAAGCGCGTGCTCGGCTACACGCCCGCCAAGACGAGCCGGCAGGCGTTCGACGCCTACCTCGCGGCGCGACATCCGGAGCTCGCCGCTCGCGCCTAA